A portion of the Roseofilum casamattae BLCC-M143 genome contains these proteins:
- a CDS encoding IS4 family transposase encodes EQTVLLSRVLELLKDYQKVVIGDREFCSVDLAKWLESQPNTYFSLRLKKNTCVQQEEKIWQQLQTLGIRPGMSAYYRGVKVTKSKGFAPVNIAAKWKRTYGGISVDEAWFVLTNLPDIESSLSAYARRMGIEEMFRDFKSGGYNLEGTQVRGQRLLALILLMTLAYCYSVFSGSALLNKGIAQYVARPTERKRKYRQHSHFYLGLQGGVWLDSLADFADEVELMMSFSPQSRHHYQRGLRAMSLLQSVF; translated from the coding sequence GAGCAAACTGTCTTATTAAGCCGAGTTTTAGAGTTATTGAAAGATTATCAGAAAGTGGTGATAGGAGACCGGGAATTCTGTAGTGTAGATTTAGCCAAATGGTTAGAGAGTCAGCCGAACACCTATTTTAGCTTACGGTTAAAGAAGAATACTTGTGTTCAACAAGAAGAGAAAATATGGCAACAACTTCAAACTCTAGGCATTAGACCGGGAATGTCGGCTTATTATCGAGGAGTAAAAGTGACTAAAAGCAAGGGATTTGCTCCCGTCAATATTGCGGCAAAATGGAAAAGAACTTATGGAGGGATCTCCGTAGATGAAGCCTGGTTTGTGTTGACGAATTTACCTGATATTGAGTCGAGTTTATCCGCTTATGCTCGGCGTATGGGCATTGAAGAAATGTTCCGCGATTTCAAATCAGGTGGCTATAATCTAGAAGGCACTCAAGTCAGAGGTCAACGTTTATTAGCTTTGATTTTATTAATGACTCTCGCTTATTGTTACTCTGTATTTTCGGGTTCAGCTTTACTCAATAAAGGCATAGCTCAATATGTTGCTCGTCCCACCGAGCGGAAACGAAAGTATCGTCAGCATAGCCATTTTTATCTCGGATTACAAGGAGGCGTTTGGCTTGATTCCCTGGCTGATTTTGCCGATGAGGTAGAATTGATGATGTCTTTTTCACCTCAATCTCGACACCATTATCAGAGAGGTTTAAGGGCTATGTCCCTTTTGCAGTCTGTCTTCTAG